The proteins below come from a single Candidatus Omnitrophota bacterium genomic window:
- the rpsG gene encoding 30S ribosomal protein S7, whose translation MRRRKAQEKEVLADPKFNSKIVAKFVNMVMLEGKKSIAERIVYGAFEVIKQQLNDPDVLKIFHKAIDNVRPRLEVKPRRVGGATYQVPIEVKQERGTSIALRWIRDFSRTRKGKSMKEKLADEIIAAYKGEGAAIKKRDDTHKMAESNKAFAHFRW comes from the coding sequence ATGAGAAGACGAAAAGCACAGGAAAAAGAAGTATTAGCTGACCCTAAGTTTAACAGTAAAATAGTAGCCAAGTTTGTCAATATGGTTATGCTGGAAGGTAAAAAGTCCATTGCCGAAAGGATAGTTTACGGCGCATTTGAAGTAATAAAACAACAGCTCAATGATCCGGACGTATTGAAGATTTTTCATAAGGCAATAGATAATGTTAGGCCACGCCTGGAAGTAAAACCCAGGCGCGTGGGAGGCGCGACTTACCAGGTGCCGATTGAGGTAAAACAGGAACGCGGCACATCCATTGCACTACGCTGGATAAGGGACTTTTCCCGGACCAGAAAAGGTAAAAGTATGAAGGAAAAATTAGCCGATGAAATCATCGCTGCTTATAAAGGAGAAGGCGCGGCTATTAAGAAAAGGGACGACACGCATAAGATGGCAGAATCTAATAAGGCATTTGCGCATTTTAGGTGGTAA
- the rplL gene encoding 50S ribosomal protein L7/L12, with protein sequence MAKENMEGLIKSIEEMSVLELSDLVKALEEKFGVQANMPIMAAPAAGGAAAGAAAAAPEEKSTFTVVLASAGANKIAVIKEVRTMTSLGLKEAKDLVDAAPKPVKENVAKEEAEEMKKKLEAAGATVELK encoded by the coding sequence ATGGCTAAAGAAAATATGGAAGGGCTGATTAAATCCATAGAGGAGATGAGCGTATTAGAGCTATCGGATTTAGTGAAGGCCTTGGAGGAGAAGTTCGGCGTGCAGGCGAATATGCCGATTATGGCGGCACCAGCTGCCGGGGGGGCTGCTGCAGGGGCCGCTGCCGCAGCGCCGGAAGAAAAAAGTACCTTTACCGTAGTTTTGGCTAGCGCAGGTGCCAATAAGATTGCGGTAATAAAAGAAGTGAGGACAATGACCAGCCTCGGCCTAAAAGAAGCAAAGGACTTAGTAGACGCAGCTCCCAAGCCCGTAAAGGAAAACGTAGCTAAGGAAGAGGCTGAGGAGATGAAGAAAAAATTGGAAGCCGCCGGGGCAACGGTAGAATTAAAATAA
- the rpoB gene encoding DNA-directed RNA polymerase subunit beta, with amino-acid sequence MLKHKNFAKFKEYYGLPNLLDIQLESYCEFLQIDIPSREKKHQGLQEVFLDIFPIENASRTVRLEFISYSLGKPKYDIAESKRRALSYAAPLKVKFRLTTPKEIKEQDAYFGEIPLMTETGTFIINGDERVVVSQLQRSPGVSFEEESHPTGKKIFHGRVIPYRGAWLEFKYDLSETILAYVDRRRNFPATQILRILGFSTDQEIIAAFGHEYPEITNTLKKDYTKNKEEAYLDFYRKMRPTEPITKEAAEALFYRLFFDPNRYDLERAGRFILNRKLGMDVALEKRILDSATIIKVIEYLIKLKDGQGKIDDIDHLGNRRVKTIGELVQNQVRIGLSRIERSIRERLSILGDFDNISVHYLINSKLLSNQIRDFFMRSQLSQFMDQVNPLAEMTHKRRLSALGPGGLSRERAGFEVRDIHPSHYGRVCPIETPEGPNIGLIASLSTYARVNPLGLLETPYRKAEEGRVTRKIEYLTADIEEEKVIAQANVPIDDEGHFLEREISCRYKGDFPKVSPKRVEYMDVSPKQLVSVAASLIPFLEHDDANRALMGSNMQRQAVPLMITEAPIVGTFMEKKVAVDSGTVIVAAESGKVAYVDASTITIGKKTYHLNKFLRTNADTCLNQRPLVKPGQHVEKGEVIADGTATKNGELALGKNLLCAFMPWRGYNFEDAILVSEKVTKEDAFTSIHVEKFETEATETRLGNEEITRDIPNVSEESLNNLDETGIIRIGAEVASGDILVGKVTPKTESELSPEERLLRAIFGEKAGDVRDTSLTVPPGVEGVVIDVHIFQRKERGRKSKEDKTKELAKIRELKAYYKQEMDFIQTEKTARLSQVLGVDKRKIETMDFTNNEEAKILASSFDEQIQKLLAEQEQEIEKVRRGDELPPGVLKRVVVYIATKRKLSEGDKLAGRHGNKGVVAKIVPEQDMPYLPDGTPIDIVLNPLGVPSRMNVGQILETHLGWAAKALGLAVTTPVFDGATEAEIKEMLKKAGLPEDGKITLYDGFNGEPFDQKVTVGYIYMMKLIHLVDEKIHARSIGPYSLVTQQPLGGKAQFGGQRLGEMEVWALEAYGAAFTLQEMLTVKSDDVSGRTRIYEAIVKGEQRLTHGTPESFNVLIKELQGLGLDVHMDKDK; translated from the coding sequence ATGCTTAAACATAAAAACTTTGCAAAATTTAAGGAATATTACGGCCTGCCTAATCTTCTTGATATCCAGCTTGAATCTTACTGTGAATTTCTGCAGATAGATATTCCCTCCCGCGAAAAAAAACATCAGGGATTACAGGAGGTATTCCTGGATATATTCCCGATAGAAAACGCAAGCCGCACAGTGAGGCTGGAATTTATCAGTTATTCTCTCGGGAAACCCAAATATGATATTGCCGAATCCAAGCGCCGGGCATTAAGCTACGCTGCACCTTTAAAGGTAAAGTTCAGGTTGACTACCCCCAAAGAAATCAAAGAACAGGATGCCTACTTCGGCGAAATACCTTTAATGACAGAAACCGGTACATTTATCATAAACGGCGATGAACGCGTAGTAGTCAGCCAATTGCAGCGTTCTCCGGGAGTTTCCTTTGAAGAAGAAAGCCATCCTACCGGCAAAAAGATATTCCACGGCCGGGTTATCCCTTACCGCGGGGCATGGCTTGAGTTTAAATATGACTTATCCGAAACCATCCTTGCTTATGTAGACAGGCGCAGAAATTTTCCCGCCACCCAGATATTAAGGATACTCGGTTTTTCCACCGACCAGGAGATTATTGCGGCCTTCGGCCATGAGTATCCGGAGATAACCAATACCTTAAAGAAAGACTATACCAAAAATAAAGAAGAGGCTTATTTAGATTTTTATCGCAAGATGCGGCCGACTGAGCCGATTACTAAAGAAGCAGCTGAGGCCTTATTCTACCGCTTATTCTTTGACCCCAACAGGTACGATTTAGAAAGGGCGGGCAGGTTTATCTTAAACAGAAAATTAGGCATGGACGTAGCTTTAGAAAAAAGGATCCTTGATTCGGCTACTATTATTAAGGTAATAGAATACTTGATTAAATTAAAAGACGGCCAGGGAAAAATTGACGATATAGACCATTTGGGCAACCGCCGCGTCAAGACTATCGGCGAATTAGTGCAGAACCAGGTAAGGATAGGCCTAAGCAGGATCGAACGTTCGATACGCGAGAGATTAAGCATATTGGGCGATTTTGACAACATAAGCGTGCATTACCTGATAAATTCCAAGCTATTATCTAACCAGATCCGCGATTTCTTTATGCGCAGCCAGCTCTCGCAATTTATGGACCAGGTAAATCCTCTGGCTGAGATGACCCATAAACGCAGGCTTAGCGCCTTAGGCCCCGGCGGGTTATCCCGGGAACGCGCCGGGTTTGAAGTCAGGGATATACACCCTTCGCACTATGGCAGGGTTTGCCCCATTGAAACCCCTGAAGGCCCGAATATCGGCTTGATCGCCTCTCTGAGTACTTATGCCCGGGTAAATCCCCTGGGATTACTGGAGACGCCATATCGTAAGGCAGAAGAGGGCCGGGTTACGCGTAAGATTGAATATTTAACCGCGGATATTGAGGAAGAAAAGGTAATCGCCCAGGCGAACGTCCCCATAGACGACGAAGGGCATTTCTTAGAACGCGAAATATCCTGCCGCTATAAAGGCGATTTTCCCAAAGTCAGCCCTAAGCGCGTGGAATATATGGACGTCTCCCCAAAACAGCTGGTTTCCGTTGCTGCTTCTTTAATCCCTTTCCTGGAACATGATGATGCTAACCGCGCATTGATGGGTTCAAATATGCAAAGACAGGCTGTGCCATTAATGATTACTGAGGCGCCTATCGTAGGGACATTCATGGAGAAGAAGGTTGCCGTTGATTCGGGCACTGTAATAGTAGCCGCGGAATCAGGCAAGGTGGCCTATGTCGATGCTTCAACCATAACTATAGGTAAAAAGACATATCACCTTAATAAATTTTTGCGTACAAACGCAGATACCTGTTTAAATCAAAGGCCGCTGGTAAAACCGGGCCAGCATGTCGAAAAAGGCGAGGTCATTGCCGACGGCACAGCTACAAAAAATGGGGAATTGGCGCTGGGAAAGAATTTACTCTGCGCCTTTATGCCCTGGCGAGGGTATAATTTTGAAGATGCTATCCTGGTCAGCGAAAAGGTGACTAAAGAAGACGCCTTTACTTCTATACACGTAGAAAAATTTGAAACAGAAGCCACTGAAACGCGCCTGGGTAACGAAGAGATAACCCGCGATATCCCCAATGTCAGCGAAGAATCTTTAAACAACTTAGACGAAACAGGTATAATCCGTATCGGCGCAGAAGTAGCTTCAGGGGATATCCTGGTAGGCAAAGTTACGCCCAAGACCGAGTCAGAGCTTTCTCCGGAAGAGAGGCTCCTACGCGCCATATTCGGCGAAAAGGCCGGGGATGTACGCGATACTTCTTTAACCGTTCCGCCGGGCGTAGAAGGCGTAGTTATAGACGTACACATCTTCCAGCGTAAAGAAAGAGGCAGGAAATCCAAGGAAGATAAGACCAAGGAATTGGCAAAAATCCGGGAACTAAAGGCTTACTATAAACAGGAAATGGATTTTATACAGACCGAAAAAACAGCGCGCCTGAGCCAGGTTTTAGGCGTAGATAAAAGAAAAATAGAGACCATGGATTTTACTAATAATGAAGAGGCAAAAATTCTGGCTTCTTCATTCGACGAGCAGATACAAAAACTATTAGCCGAACAGGAACAGGAAATAGAAAAGGTCAGACGCGGCGATGAATTGCCGCCCGGGGTTTTAAAAAGGGTAGTGGTTTATATTGCCACAAAGCGCAAGCTTTCCGAAGGCGATAAATTAGCCGGCAGGCACGGCAATAAAGGGGTAGTGGCAAAAATAGTCCCCGAGCAGGACATGCCTTATTTACCCGACGGCACGCCTATTGATATAGTATTAAACCCCCTGGGCGTCCCCTCCCGTATGAATGTAGGGCAAATCCTGGAGACGCATCTGGGCTGGGCAGCCAAGGCCTTGGGCCTTGCGGTGACCACTCCGGTATTTGACGGTGCCACAGAAGCAGAAATTAAAGAAATGTTGAAAAAAGCGGGCTTACCCGAAGACGGCAAAATAACCCTTTACGACGGATTTAACGGCGAGCCTTTTGACCAGAAGGTCACTGTAGGTTATATCTATATGATGAAACTGATTCATCTGGTAGATGAAAAGATCCACGCCCGTTCCATCGGGCCTTATTCTTTGGTTACACAGCAGCCTTTGGGCGGCAAGGCCCAGTTTGGCGGCCAAAGATTAGGAGAAATGGAAGTCTGGGCATTAGAGGCATACGGGGCGGCATTTACCTTACAGGAGATGCTTACCGTAAAAAGCGACGATGTCTCAGGAAGGACTCGTATATACGAGGCAATTGTCAAGGGAGAGCAGAGGTTGACCCATGGCACGCCCGAATCATTTAATGTCTTGATAAAAGAACTCCAGGGGTTAGGCCTGGATGTGCATATGGACAAGGACAAATAA
- the rpsL gene encoding 30S ribosomal protein S12, with product MPTIAQLIRQGRILKKKKTKSPALKGCPQRRGVCLQVRTMTPKKPNSALRKIARVRLTTGIEVTSYIPGEGHNLQEHSIVLVRGGRVKDLPGVRYHIVRGTLDAAGVNQRKKSRSKYGAKRPKQ from the coding sequence ATGCCGACTATTGCACAATTAATCAGGCAGGGTAGGATCTTAAAAAAGAAAAAGACAAAATCGCCAGCCTTAAAAGGTTGCCCTCAGAGAAGGGGCGTGTGTCTACAGGTGCGTACTATGACTCCCAAGAAACCTAATTCTGCCTTACGTAAAATTGCCAGGGTAAGGTTAACGACGGGGATAGAGGTAACTTCGTATATACCTGGCGAAGGTCATAATTTACAGGAACACTCCATAGTTTTAGTCAGGGGCGGACGCGTGAAAGATTTACCTGGCGTAAGATACCATATTGTCAGGGGCACCCTGGATGCGGCCGGAGTTAATCAACGCAAGAAGTCGCGTTCAAAATATGGAGCCAAGAGGCCTAAGCAATGA
- the fusA gene encoding elongation factor G, producing the protein MKEKSLTKLRNIGIIAHIDAGKTTTTERILYFTGKTYKIGEVDEGTATMDWMVQEQERGITITAACTTCNWNDFRINIIDTPGHVDFTVEVERSLKVLDGAVIVFCGVGGVEPQSETVWRQAERYGVPKIAFVNKMDRIGSNFFGTIEEIHKKLGANAAAIQLPFGQEENFKGIIDIIEKKLIVYKDDAGREFDIMDVPADKLAELDKYHHILLEKLAEVDDTIMSYYVQNKEITAALIKETIRRKVIEDKFIPVLCGSSLRNKGMQMLLDAICDYLPSPLDLPPIKGMEPETREHEEIAASDEAPFCALCFKVMVDPYVGRINYLRVYSGVLNSGSYIYNASRRTRERITKLMFMHANRQEVVDNISTGDIAAVAGLKETKTGDTLCEEANPILIEAMRFPEPVIQQAVEPKTKQDQEKMGMALHKLAEEDPSFRVTYNHETGQTIISGMGQLHLEIVIDRILREFSVEAQVGLPQVAYRETITKKVISTGKFIQQSGGHGQYGHAVLEMSPQEMPGAGITFENKIRSGAIPREFIPSVEDGVLGAAKSGVLAGYPVTDVKVELIDGSFHEVDSSEMAFKMAGAIAFNEGLKKANSILLEPIMDMEIVVPEEYMGQIIGDLNSRRAKITSLAVRGNVRTIRNYVPLAEVFNYATVSRSLTQGRASYTMEPSFYAEVPSHIAEKIKSGFTTTGTRKTL; encoded by the coding sequence ATGAAAGAAAAATCTTTAACTAAACTTAGAAATATCGGTATTATCGCCCATATTGATGCGGGTAAGACTACCACTACCGAACGCATACTTTATTTTACGGGCAAGACCTATAAAATCGGAGAGGTAGACGAAGGCACTGCTACTATGGACTGGATGGTCCAGGAACAGGAAAGGGGCATTACTATTACTGCTGCCTGTACTACCTGTAACTGGAATGACTTTCGCATCAATATCATTGATACCCCCGGGCATGTTGATTTTACCGTAGAGGTCGAAAGGTCCCTGAAGGTGCTGGATGGGGCAGTAATTGTTTTCTGCGGAGTGGGCGGGGTTGAGCCGCAGTCAGAGACAGTCTGGCGCCAGGCTGAGCGTTACGGCGTGCCCAAGATCGCCTTCGTAAATAAAATGGACCGTATCGGAAGCAACTTTTTCGGCACTATTGAAGAAATACATAAAAAATTAGGGGCAAACGCTGCCGCGATACAGCTGCCTTTTGGCCAGGAAGAAAATTTTAAAGGTATTATTGATATCATAGAAAAAAAACTAATCGTATATAAAGACGACGCAGGCAGAGAGTTCGATATTATGGATGTGCCCGCTGACAAATTGGCTGAATTAGATAAATACCACCACATACTGCTGGAAAAATTGGCAGAGGTAGACGATACGATAATGAGTTATTACGTACAGAATAAAGAAATAACTGCGGCCTTGATAAAAGAAACGATAAGGAGAAAGGTTATTGAGGATAAGTTTATCCCGGTTTTGTGCGGCTCCTCTTTAAGGAACAAAGGCATGCAGATGCTTTTGGATGCCATCTGCGATTATCTGCCTTCGCCTCTGGATTTACCGCCGATAAAGGGTATGGAGCCGGAAACGCGGGAGCACGAGGAGATAGCTGCCTCAGACGAAGCGCCCTTCTGCGCTTTATGCTTTAAGGTAATGGTGGATCCTTATGTAGGGAGGATTAATTACCTGCGGGTATACTCCGGAGTCCTGAATTCCGGGTCTTATATTTATAATGCCTCGCGCAGGACCAGGGAACGCATTACAAAATTAATGTTTATGCATGCTAACCGCCAAGAGGTCGTAGACAACATTTCTACCGGCGATATTGCTGCGGTTGCGGGATTAAAAGAGACTAAAACAGGGGACACGCTTTGCGAGGAGGCTAACCCCATACTTATTGAAGCAATGCGTTTTCCCGAACCGGTAATCCAGCAGGCAGTAGAACCCAAAACTAAACAAGACCAGGAAAAAATGGGCATGGCTTTACATAAATTAGCGGAAGAGGACCCTTCTTTTCGCGTAACCTATAATCACGAAACAGGGCAGACCATTATTTCAGGAATGGGCCAGTTACATTTAGAGATAGTTATCGACCGAATATTACGCGAATTTAGTGTGGAGGCACAGGTAGGTTTACCCCAGGTTGCCTATCGCGAAACTATTACTAAAAAGGTAATCTCAACGGGAAAATTTATCCAACAAAGCGGTGGCCACGGACAATACGGACATGCGGTCTTGGAGATGTCGCCCCAGGAGATGCCCGGTGCCGGGATAACCTTTGAGAATAAAATAAGGAGCGGCGCTATCCCTAGAGAATTTATCCCGTCGGTCGAAGACGGTGTGTTAGGCGCGGCTAAAAGCGGCGTATTAGCGGGCTATCCGGTTACGGATGTAAAAGTGGAATTAATAGACGGTTCGTTCCATGAAGTAGATTCTTCGGAGATGGCCTTTAAAATGGCCGGGGCAATCGCTTTTAATGAAGGCCTCAAGAAAGCAAATTCTATTTTATTAGAGCCGATTATGGACATGGAGATTGTCGTGCCGGAGGAATATATGGGGCAGATAATCGGCGACTTAAATTCCCGGAGGGCAAAGATAACCTCGCTTGCCGTGCGCGGGAATGTGCGTACAATCAGAAATTATGTGCCCTTGGCAGAAGTATTTAATTACGCAACCGTATCGCGTTCTTTAACGCAAGGCCGGGCGTCCTATACAATGGAGCCCTCGTTTTACGCTGAGGTGCCTTCACATATAGCAGAAAAGATAAAGTCAGGTTTTACAACTACGGGGACAAGGAAAACTCTTTAA
- the rpoC gene encoding DNA-directed RNA polymerase subunit beta' has translation MEEIIQFNSISIKIASSQVIKSWSKGEVRKAETVNYRTLKPEKDGLFCEKIFGPVRDWECNCGKYKGIKFKGVTCDRCGVTVERSAVRRERMGHIELAAPVTHIWFFKAVPSRLSALLDMTLRDLEKIIYYEEYVVIDPGTTTLKKKELLSEEKYQEALSKYGGNFKAKIGAEAVQDLLKELDMDTYCRKLRRDLGKSKEIMANRKTLKTLKIIEDFKKSGNKPEWMILDILPVIPPDLRPLVPLDGGRFATSDLNDLYRRVINRNNRLRKLIELNAPEIIIRNEKRMLQEAVDALLDNGRHGRPVMGANNRPLKSLADMLKGKQGRFRQNLLGKRVDYSGRSVIVVGPELKLHECGLPKQMALELFEPFIIKKLRERGFVHTIKGARRMVEHGKIEVWDILDEVIKDHPVLLNRAPTLHRLSIQAFQPVLIEGKSIKIHPLVCTAFNADFDGDQMAVHVPLSLESQIEAKILMLSINNVFSPADGRPIISPTQDTILGVSYLSKEKPGAKGENKIFANSDEAIIAYEDKELDLHAKIKLRINSLYDLEEKKVITEKQIISTTVGRIIFNQILPSGFGFVNRELNKSKVGDIVAECYKRFGHSRIIVLLDDIKKMGFEFATLGGISIGIDDLKIPKAKGEVLKEAKDEVAKIEEQYRNGIITERERYNKVIDVWTHATDKVSDLLFKEMEPFNPIFMMADSGARGSRLQVRQLAGMRGLMAKPSGEIIESPITANFREGLNVLEYFISTHGARKGLADTALKTADAGYLTRRLVDVAQEVIVTEGDCGTLNGITVSAIIEGDEVVVSLKDRIIGRVALDNVVDIITDAVIIEAGSEITEEKAEMIEKLGIEKIRIRSVLTCEVGRGVCVKCYGRNLATGRPVELGEAVGVIAAQSIGEPGTQLTMRTFHIGGTASRIVAQSFIKAKNKGEIKYHSLRVVEKNKGVIVLNRNGSISINDKQGRELERYAVPQGSFISIADGEEVAKGISFIRWDPYTQPILTEVAGQVKYEDLRDNVTIREELNPVTKLTERVVVEHKQEYHPQIIILDDKKEVMGIYPIPAGAHILVNDGQKTTAGELLAKIPRHIVKTRDITGGLPRVAELFEARRPKDPAIISEIDGFVEFGETKKGQRVIIVKSPTGMQREYSIPHGKHPNVYKGDKVSAGQQLTDGPVVLQDILRVCGDKVLQEYLVNEVQEVYRLQGVRINDKHIETIIRQMLKKIRIEDPGDTEFLATQQVDKWKFQKENMRVIKKGEKPAVATPLLLGITKAALTTESFISAASFQETTRVLTDAAASGKSDELFGLKENVIVGHLIPAGTGFYTHRDIEVTKTVNEPKEAVTVESK, from the coding sequence ATGGAAGAAATTATCCAGTTTAACAGTATCTCGATTAAAATTGCATCCTCCCAGGTGATAAAATCCTGGTCCAAGGGAGAGGTTAGAAAGGCAGAGACGGTAAATTACCGTACCCTTAAGCCGGAAAAAGACGGCTTGTTCTGCGAAAAAATCTTTGGCCCTGTGCGTGACTGGGAGTGTAACTGCGGTAAATATAAAGGCATAAAATTTAAAGGGGTCACCTGCGACCGTTGCGGCGTAACCGTAGAGCGCTCAGCCGTACGCAGGGAACGTATGGGGCACATTGAATTAGCCGCGCCCGTTACGCATATCTGGTTTTTTAAAGCTGTCCCCAGCCGCTTATCAGCACTCTTAGATATGACGCTACGGGATTTAGAAAAAATAATCTATTATGAAGAATATGTGGTCATTGACCCCGGCACCACTACTTTAAAGAAAAAAGAGCTCTTAAGCGAAGAGAAATACCAGGAGGCATTAAGTAAATACGGCGGTAATTTTAAGGCCAAGATCGGCGCAGAAGCAGTGCAGGATTTATTAAAAGAATTAGACATGGATACTTACTGCCGTAAGCTGCGCCGGGATTTAGGCAAGTCCAAAGAAATAATGGCTAACCGCAAAACCCTAAAAACCTTAAAGATTATTGAAGATTTTAAGAAATCCGGTAATAAGCCGGAGTGGATGATTTTGGATATTCTACCGGTTATACCCCCGGATCTAAGGCCCCTGGTGCCCTTAGACGGCGGAAGATTTGCTACCTCTGACCTCAATGATTTATACCGCAGGGTTATTAACCGCAACAATCGTTTAAGGAAACTTATAGAATTAAACGCCCCGGAAATCATTATCCGTAACGAAAAACGCATGCTCCAGGAAGCAGTGGATGCCCTTCTGGACAATGGCCGCCACGGCCGGCCGGTAATGGGCGCGAATAACCGGCCGCTTAAGTCGCTTGCGGACATGCTTAAAGGCAAACAGGGCAGGTTCAGGCAGAACCTCCTGGGCAAACGCGTGGATTATTCCGGCCGTTCCGTCATTGTAGTAGGGCCGGAACTCAAATTGCACGAATGCGGCCTGCCTAAACAGATGGCCCTGGAATTATTTGAACCGTTTATCATCAAAAAATTAAGAGAAAGAGGGTTTGTGCATACCATTAAAGGCGCGCGCAGAATGGTAGAACACGGAAAGATTGAAGTATGGGATATCCTGGATGAAGTAATCAAAGACCATCCCGTTCTTTTAAATCGCGCACCCACCCTTCACCGCTTAAGCATACAGGCCTTTCAACCCGTTTTAATCGAAGGCAAATCCATAAAAATTCATCCTTTAGTATGCACTGCTTTTAACGCGGATTTTGACGGCGACCAGATGGCAGTGCATGTGCCCCTTTCGCTAGAATCCCAAATCGAAGCAAAAATACTCATGCTCTCCATAAACAACGTATTTTCTCCGGCAGACGGAAGGCCGATTATCAGCCCTACCCAGGACACAATCTTAGGGGTATCGTATCTTTCCAAAGAGAAACCCGGGGCAAAGGGCGAGAATAAAATATTCGCTAATTCCGATGAGGCCATCATCGCTTACGAAGATAAAGAACTGGACCTGCATGCCAAAATAAAATTAAGGATAAATTCCCTTTATGATTTAGAAGAAAAAAAAGTCATTACGGAAAAACAGATTATCTCTACCACCGTAGGCAGGATTATTTTTAATCAGATATTACCTTCCGGGTTTGGTTTTGTGAATAGAGAATTAAACAAAAGCAAGGTAGGCGATATCGTAGCCGAATGCTATAAACGTTTCGGGCACTCCAGGATAATCGTGCTGCTCGATGATATCAAAAAAATGGGATTTGAATTCGCTACCCTCGGAGGAATATCTATCGGTATAGATGACCTCAAGATCCCCAAAGCCAAGGGAGAGGTCTTAAAAGAAGCCAAGGATGAAGTCGCCAAGATCGAGGAGCAGTATCGTAACGGCATTATTACAGAGAGAGAACGCTATAATAAGGTTATTGATGTCTGGACCCACGCTACCGATAAGGTCTCCGATTTATTATTTAAAGAGATGGAGCCGTTTAACCCCATATTTATGATGGCGGATTCAGGGGCAAGAGGTTCAAGGCTCCAGGTAAGGCAGTTAGCGGGCATGCGCGGCCTGATGGCCAAGCCTTCGGGAGAAATCATCGAAAGCCCTATCACCGCCAATTTTAGGGAAGGCTTGAACGTTTTGGAATATTTTATTTCTACTCACGGCGCGCGCAAGGGGCTTGCCGATACGGCGCTGAAGACCGCGGACGCAGGGTATCTTACGCGCAGGCTCGTAGATGTGGCTCAGGAAGTTATTGTGACTGAGGGTGACTGCGGCACGCTAAACGGTATTACGGTTTCTGCGATTATTGAGGGCGACGAAGTAGTAGTCAGCCTGAAGGACCGTATAATAGGAAGAGTGGCGCTGGATAATGTCGTGGATATCATTACTGATGCGGTGATCATAGAAGCGGGTTCTGAAATTACCGAAGAAAAAGCCGAGATGATCGAGAAATTGGGCATTGAGAAGATACGTATACGCAGCGTCCTCACTTGCGAAGTAGGCAGAGGAGTTTGCGTGAAATGTTATGGCCGCAATCTCGCCACCGGCAGGCCCGTAGAGTTAGGTGAGGCAGTAGGCGTAATCGCCGCGCAGAGCATAGGCGAACCCGGCACACAGCTGACCATGAGGACCTTCCATATCGGCGGTACTGCTTCCAGGATCGTTGCGCAGTCATTTATAAAGGCAAAAAATAAGGGGGAAATCAAATACCACAGCTTAAGGGTTGTAGAAAAAAATAAAGGGGTTATAGTCTTAAACAGAAATGGTTCCATAAGCATAAACGATAAACAGGGAAGAGAACTTGAACGTTATGCCGTGCCGCAAGGTTCTTTTATCAGTATTGCTGACGGAGAAGAGGTAGCAAAAGGCATCTCTTTTATCCGTTGGGACCCCTATACCCAGCCTATTCTTACTGAAGTGGCCGGGCAGGTAAAATATGAGGACCTGCGCGATAATGTTACTATCAGGGAAGAACTGAATCCCGTAACCAAATTAACCGAACGCGTGGTCGTAGAACACAAGCAGGAATACCACCCGCAAATAATAATCCTGGACGACAAAAAAGAAGTTATGGGTATATATCCTATCCCTGCGGGGGCACATATATTGGTCAATGACGGCCAGAAAACAACTGCGGGCGAGCTCTTAGCGAAAATCCCCAGGCACATCGTGAAAACCAGGGATATTACCGGCGGCCTACCGCGCGTAGCGGAATTATTTGAAGCCAGGCGGCCCAAAGATCCGGCAATCATCAGCGAAATAGACGGTTTCGTAGAATTCGGCGAGACTAAGAAAGGCCAACGCGTGATTATCGTAAAATCGCCTACCGGTATGCAGAGGGAATACAGTATTCCTCACGGAAAGCACCCCAACGTATATAAGGGCGATAAGGTCTCAGCCGGACAGCAATTAACCGACGGGCCGGTAGTATTGCAGGATATTTTAAGGGTCTGCGGCGATAAGGTTTTACAGGAATACCTGGTTAATGAAGTCCAGGAGGTTTACCGGTTGCAAGGCGTACGCATAAACGATAAACATATTGAGACAATTATCAGGCAGATGTTAAAAAAAATCAGAATAGAAGATCCGGGCGATACGGAATTCCTGGCTACGCAACAGGTAGATAAATGGAAATTCCAGAAGGAGAATATGCGCGTAATCAAAAAAGGCGAGAAGCCCGCGGTCGCCACGCCTTTACTCTTAGGTATTACTAAGGCCGCCCTGACCACGGAAAGTTTTATTTCTGCGGCCAGTTTTCAGGAAACAACAAGGGTCCTTACCGATGCCGCGGCTTCAGGCAAAAGTGATGAATTATTCGGCCTCAAAGAAAACGTTATAGTAGGCCATCTTATCCCGGCTGGCACGGGTTTTTATACCCATCGCGATATTGAAGTAACTAAAACAGTAAACGAACCTAAAGAAGCTGTTACCGTAGAAAGTAAGTAA